One genomic segment of Sminthopsis crassicaudata isolate SCR6 chromosome 2, ASM4859323v1, whole genome shotgun sequence includes these proteins:
- the LOC141555333 gene encoding uncharacterized protein LOC141555333 — MLLAYQSSPGLVDTIMPTAKYPRIYGQIEKEMEACPLMTEEIFAAPITRDKWIRGLQNKVFCEGSKMWKRNKRMRTQKRRRRLKMKKRRWKKIKRSRKRRKRKRKRRRKREKVEQNEEEEEEKEEEEEEGGEEEDEEEEEEEEKEEEGEEEEEEEEEEEEEAEKEKGRNIQQKEESAFFFPKLISKDDLTHPSSWISTLL; from the exons ATGCTTCTCGCCTATCAGAGTTCGCCCGGTTTGGTTGACACCATCATGCCGACAGCTAAATATCCCAGGATTTATGGACAAATTGAAAAGGAGATGGAAGCATGTCCACTAATGACAGAGGAGATCTTTGCTGCCCCCATTACACGGGACAAATGGATCAGAGGGTTACAAAACAAAGTGTTTTGTGAG gGGTCCAAAATGTGGAAGAGGAACAAGAGAATGAGGAcacagaaaaggagaaggaggctaaagatgaagaagaggaggtggaagaagataaagaggagcaggaaaaggaggaaaagaaaaaggaagaggaggaggaagagagagaaagtagagcaaaatgaggaggaagaagaggaaaaggaagaagaggaagaagaggggggagaagaagaagatgaggaagaggaggaggaagaggaaaaagaggaggaaggtgaagaggaggaggaagaggaagaggaggaagaggaggaagcagaaaaagagaaagggagaaatatccAGCAGAAAGAAgagtcagctttttttttcccaaaacttATCAGCAAGGATGACTTAACCCATCCATCGAGTTGGATATCTACCCTACTTTAA